In Methylotenera mobilis JLW8, the following are encoded in one genomic region:
- a CDS encoding cupin domain-containing protein: MTQIIVDHNPSEEKLKQLGVSSWSIWDCAPSKFPLNFDSATESAYVLEGEIHVTPQGGETVVIKAGDFVVFPKGLKSNWEVTKQLKKHYKHS, translated from the coding sequence ATGACTCAAATCATCGTAGATCACAACCCATCAGAAGAGAAATTGAAACAATTAGGCGTATCAAGCTGGTCTATCTGGGATTGCGCTCCTTCTAAATTCCCACTTAACTTTGATTCAGCAACTGAAAGCGCATACGTGCTTGAAGGTGAAATCCACGTAACACCACAAGGTGGCGAAACTGTTGTGATCAAGGCTGGTGATTTCGTTGTGTTCCCTAAAGGTTTGAAATCAAACTGGGAAGTAACTAAACAACTGAAAAA
- the def gene encoding peptide deformylase, whose amino-acid sequence MAIGAVLRMGEPCLLAKAEPVAQFNTAELHQLIQDLEDTMQHMNGAGIAAPQIGVSLRVVIFGQKEPAAVNPRYPDADAVPYTVLINPKLTLIGDKIENDWEGCLSVPGMRGIVPRHLKLHYTGFDQYGNKVDRLVSGFHARVVQHECDHLDGVLYPMRIRDLKDFGYSDVFFPNQDVQDD is encoded by the coding sequence ATGGCAATTGGAGCTGTATTGAGAATGGGCGAGCCATGCTTGCTGGCAAAAGCTGAACCTGTGGCGCAATTTAATACTGCCGAATTGCATCAGCTCATTCAAGATTTAGAAGATACTATGCAACATATGAACGGGGCAGGCATCGCTGCTCCGCAAATTGGCGTAAGTCTTAGGGTGGTTATTTTTGGGCAGAAAGAGCCAGCAGCTGTTAATCCGCGCTATCCGGATGCCGATGCGGTACCTTATACTGTGCTCATCAACCCTAAATTAACATTAATTGGCGATAAAATTGAAAATGATTGGGAAGGGTGCTTGTCAGTTCCCGGAATGCGAGGTATAGTGCCGCGTCATCTGAAATTGCACTACACAGGGTTTGATCAGTACGGCAATAAAGTCGATAGATTAGTCAGCGGCTTTCATGCACGAGTGGTTCAGCATGAGTGTGATCACTTAGATGGTGTTTTATATCCGATGCGGATAAGAGATTTAAAAGATTTTGGATATTCTGATGTTTTTTTTCCAAATCAGGATGTTCAAGATGATTAA
- a CDS encoding S-methyl-5'-thioinosine phosphorylase gives MLAIIGGTGLTQLDNLNINRRLIVRTPYGEPSQPLIFGEISGREVIFLARHGNGHTIPPHEVNYRANIAALHLQGVTEIAAIATVGGIHPDLSAGKIVIPHQIIDYTYGRKTTFHDGISNPVKHIDFTEPYCQTLREKWKNAAIAVGEEVVDHGVYAATQGPRLETAAEINRLERDGATVVGMTGMPEAALARELGISYATICPVANYAAGRGDNLHEIKYEEVISNLNLTMVRVRNIIAQLVKQNGHH, from the coding sequence ATGTTAGCAATTATTGGCGGCACCGGTCTAACCCAACTGGACAACTTAAATATTAATAGGCGTTTAATTGTACGAACCCCTTATGGTGAGCCGTCGCAACCACTGATCTTCGGTGAGATTTCTGGACGTGAGGTCATCTTTTTAGCGCGTCACGGCAACGGGCATACCATTCCACCGCATGAGGTGAATTACCGCGCCAATATTGCCGCACTACACTTGCAAGGGGTCACAGAAATTGCGGCCATTGCAACGGTAGGGGGTATACATCCGGATTTGTCTGCCGGCAAGATTGTGATTCCGCACCAAATCATTGATTACACCTACGGCAGGAAAACAACTTTCCATGATGGCATTAGCAACCCTGTGAAACATATTGATTTTACCGAGCCATATTGCCAAACCTTACGCGAAAAGTGGAAAAATGCTGCAATTGCAGTAGGTGAAGAAGTAGTTGATCACGGTGTGTACGCTGCTACGCAAGGCCCTAGACTGGAAACGGCTGCTGAAATTAACCGTCTGGAGCGCGATGGTGCAACCGTCGTCGGCATGACTGGTATGCCAGAAGCGGCACTGGCGCGTGAATTAGGTATTAGCTATGCAACGATTTGCCCTGTGGCCAATTACGCAGCTGGCCGTGGCGATAATTTACATGAAATTAAATATGAGGAAGTCATCTCTAATTTAAATCTCACCATGGTACGTGTGCGCAATATTATTGCGCAGTTGGTTAAGCAAAATGGGCATCACTAA
- the hpnC gene encoding squalene synthase HpnC, whose product MSVAVAQQSLDLASRHYENFPVASCFLPESLREPIALIYSFARQADDFADEGDLTIEQRLNLITGFRDELDLLQAYIKPQSAFFMTLGQMIRERKLPLVPFYDLLDAFSQDVTKTRYADYEDVLDYCARSANPIGSLLLHLYHQATPENITYSNHICSALQLINFLQDIAIDFKKNEGKQRIYLCQDEMAAFGITEQTIGAYVHAKQPIDDYWQQFMHFNLRRVHALLNSGKPLGKILRGRIGFEMRMVIAGGERIIHKISAVNGDVFNRRPKLNYWDWAIVFSKALLKL is encoded by the coding sequence ATGTCTGTAGCCGTGGCCCAGCAAAGCCTCGACTTAGCCAGCCGCCATTATGAAAACTTTCCTGTTGCTTCATGCTTTTTGCCTGAAAGTTTGCGGGAGCCAATTGCCTTAATTTACAGCTTTGCAAGGCAAGCGGATGATTTTGCCGATGAGGGTGATCTGACTATTGAGCAGCGGCTAAATTTGATTACTGGCTTTCGTGATGAGCTTGATTTGTTGCAGGCCTACATCAAGCCACAGTCTGCTTTTTTTATGACTCTTGGTCAAATGATTCGAGAGAGAAAATTACCCCTTGTCCCATTTTACGACTTGTTAGATGCATTCAGCCAAGATGTAACTAAAACGCGCTACGCCGATTACGAAGATGTGCTTGATTACTGTGCACGCTCTGCAAACCCCATCGGCAGCCTCTTATTGCATTTGTATCACCAAGCAACCCCTGAAAATATTACATATTCCAATCATATTTGTTCTGCATTACAACTGATTAACTTCCTGCAGGACATTGCCATTGATTTTAAGAAAAACGAAGGTAAACAGCGCATTTACTTATGCCAGGATGAAATGGCGGCTTTTGGTATCACCGAGCAAACAATTGGCGCCTATGTGCATGCAAAGCAGCCGATTGATGACTACTGGCAGCAGTTTATGCATTTTAATTTACGCCGCGTCCATGCCCTGCTTAACTCAGGCAAGCCATTAGGAAAAATCTTAAGGGGACGTATTGGTTTTGAAATGCGCATGGTCATTGCTGGCGGCGAACGCATTATTCATAAAATTAGCGCAGTGAATGGCGACGTATTTAACCGCAGACCCAAACTCAATTATTGGGACTGGGCTATTGTTTTCTCCAAAGCATTGCTTAAGCTATAA
- the hpnD gene encoding presqualene diphosphate synthase HpnD, with translation MTPKQYCQEKAAKSGSSFYYSFMFLPKQKREAITALYAFCREVDDVVDECTELKVAQVKLAWWKDEIRNLYQNKPIHPVTKALEPVIKQYQLSEEHFLEIIDGMEMDLNFNRYEDFKQLQLYCYRVASVVGILSAQIFGFKNRKTLKFAHDLGMAFQLTNIIRDVGEDARRNRIYIPLDELARFNITEEDILRSRESEAVKKLLENQIERAETYYDKALHELPAEDKKSQRVGLIMTAIYRTLLREIKADGAEKVLNARISLGTLRKLWISFSTWVKHLA, from the coding sequence ATGACCCCAAAGCAATATTGCCAAGAAAAAGCTGCAAAAAGCGGCTCCAGTTTTTATTATAGCTTTATGTTTCTACCTAAACAGAAACGCGAGGCGATAACTGCGCTATATGCTTTTTGCCGCGAGGTGGATGACGTTGTAGATGAGTGTACTGAGTTAAAGGTAGCGCAAGTCAAACTGGCCTGGTGGAAGGATGAGATACGCAATTTATATCAAAATAAACCGATACACCCTGTTACCAAAGCGCTAGAGCCTGTTATCAAACAATATCAGCTGAGTGAAGAGCACTTTCTTGAGATTATTGATGGCATGGAGATGGATCTAAACTTCAACCGTTATGAAGATTTTAAGCAGTTACAGCTGTATTGCTACCGGGTTGCAAGCGTTGTAGGTATCCTCTCCGCCCAAATATTTGGCTTTAAAAATAGAAAAACCCTTAAGTTCGCCCACGACCTTGGTATGGCATTTCAGCTCACAAACATTATTAGAGATGTTGGTGAAGATGCGCGCCGTAATCGTATTTATATTCCGTTGGATGAGTTGGCGAGATTTAATATCACGGAAGAAGATATTTTGCGCAGCCGGGAATCTGAAGCAGTAAAAAAACTGCTAGAAAATCAGATTGAACGCGCTGAAACGTATTACGACAAAGCGCTACATGAATTACCTGCCGAGGATAAGAAGAGCCAGCGCGTAGGATTGATCATGACCGCTATTTACCGCACATTGCTGCGTGAAATAAAGGCAGATGGCGCAGAAAAGGTACTGAATGCACGTATCTCACTAGGCACCCTGCGCAAGTTGTGGATTTCCTTCAGTACCTGGGTTAAACATTTAGCGTAA
- the hpnE gene encoding hydroxysqualene dehydroxylase HpnE yields the protein MNTHQHIAIIGGGCAGLSAAATLTERGYAVTLFEASSQLGGRARSVVVENKDLLQLLDNGQHILLGAYNATLSLLEKAGVKEEEAFLRLPLQLNMQSALTKATLSLKSAHYLPAPLNLLVGFLFSKGLTFGERIAALKFMRYLQASGYEIHNDLSLASFLKQHKQSRKLIQMLWEPLCLAALNTPLKKASSRIFLNVLRDTFSGHKKNSDFLIPKLELSKIISQPLAHYIQAKGGTIKLNHRIRSLVEADHGFHLETKHGMLHFSHVIVATSPARTDKLLAQLPKLKASQDKTHHYQYQPIYTVYLQYPVETKLPQVMTGLTNSTSQWVFDRGELCGEKGLLAVIVSAEGAHQKLTQDALALSVANELKQVFPHLPKPLWHKVIAEKRATFACLPDLARPTNRTAQNNLYLAGDYTYASYPATIEGAVRSGIYCANLIANAS from the coding sequence TTGAATACACATCAGCATATTGCAATCATTGGCGGCGGCTGTGCTGGCTTAAGCGCGGCGGCGACTTTAACCGAACGTGGTTATGCTGTCACACTGTTTGAGGCCAGCTCGCAGCTAGGCGGGCGCGCACGTAGTGTGGTAGTGGAGAACAAAGACTTATTGCAACTGCTGGACAATGGTCAACATATACTGTTGGGCGCTTACAATGCTACGCTATCTCTGCTGGAAAAAGCTGGCGTAAAAGAAGAAGAGGCATTTCTGCGGCTGCCATTACAGTTGAATATGCAGTCGGCTTTGACCAAAGCCACCCTTTCACTCAAATCTGCACATTATTTGCCGGCACCACTTAATTTACTGGTTGGTTTCTTGTTTAGCAAAGGTCTGACTTTCGGTGAGCGCATTGCCGCATTAAAGTTTATGCGCTATCTGCAAGCATCTGGCTATGAGATTCACAATGACTTATCACTCGCTAGCTTTTTAAAACAGCACAAACAGAGCAGAAAGTTAATCCAAATGCTTTGGGAGCCTTTGTGTTTAGCTGCATTAAATACACCGCTCAAAAAAGCGAGTAGCCGTATATTCTTAAACGTATTGCGCGATACATTTAGTGGGCATAAAAAGAACAGTGATTTTTTGATTCCCAAACTAGAACTATCAAAAATCATCTCGCAGCCGCTAGCGCACTATATACAAGCAAAAGGCGGCACCATTAAGTTAAACCATAGAATACGCTCACTGGTAGAGGCTGATCACGGTTTTCACTTAGAAACTAAACACGGCATGCTGCATTTTAGCCATGTGATTGTTGCCACCTCGCCCGCTAGAACAGATAAGTTGCTGGCGCAACTACCGAAACTCAAGGCGAGTCAGGATAAGACGCATCATTATCAATACCAGCCTATTTATACGGTGTACTTACAATACCCGGTCGAAACTAAACTGCCGCAAGTGATGACCGGATTGACCAATAGCACTAGTCAATGGGTGTTTGACCGGGGTGAGCTATGCGGAGAAAAAGGATTGCTGGCGGTGATTGTTAGCGCTGAGGGCGCGCATCAAAAGCTGACACAAGATGCGCTGGCATTAAGCGTGGCAAATGAGCTAAAACAGGTGTTCCCCCACTTGCCTAAGCCGCTATGGCATAAAGTAATCGCAGAAAAGCGCGCAACCTTTGCATGCTTACCGGACTTGGCTAGACCTACCAATAGAACAGCACAGAATAATCTTTACCTGGCGGGCGACTACACTTACGCCAGCTATCCAGCTACGATTGAAGGTGCAGTAAGAAGCGGCATATATTGCGCCAATTTGATTGCTAACGCATCTTAA
- the radA gene encoding DNA repair protein RadA, translating into MAKAKTVYTCTECGANEPKWQGQCPSCHAWNTLVETIAETASTSRFAPLAETAGLQKLAEVEAAEVPRQPTGVSEFDRVLGGGLVPGGVVLIGGDPGIGKSTLLLQTLCHIGSARKAIYVSGEESPQQIAMRAKRLGLDASPISLLAEINLEKIISTLQKYKPDIAVIDSIQTVYSEALQSAPGSVAQVRECSAQLTRLAKQAGITVILVGHVTKEGSLAGPRVLEHIVDTVLYFEGDQSSSFRLIRAFKNRFGAVNELGVFAMTEKGLREVTNPSALFLSHHSEQVAGSCITVTMEGTRPLLIEIQALVDEAHAPNPKRLCVGLEQNRLAMLLAVLHRHAGVACFDQDVFINAVGGVKISEPAVDLAVLLSITSSLKNKPLDNKLIVFGEVGLAGEVRPVQRGQERLKEAAKLGFTKAIVPKANAPKQRIDGIEVIAVERLEQALNYVKNY; encoded by the coding sequence ATGGCTAAGGCCAAAACCGTTTACACCTGCACAGAGTGCGGTGCTAATGAGCCCAAGTGGCAAGGCCAGTGCCCTAGTTGCCATGCATGGAATACACTAGTTGAAACCATTGCAGAAACGGCCAGCACCAGCCGCTTTGCACCATTGGCTGAAACTGCAGGCTTGCAAAAGTTGGCAGAGGTCGAAGCAGCGGAAGTACCGCGCCAGCCTACAGGCGTCAGTGAGTTTGATCGCGTATTGGGCGGTGGTCTAGTCCCCGGCGGTGTGGTATTAATTGGTGGCGACCCGGGTATCGGTAAATCTACTCTGTTGTTGCAAACCCTGTGTCATATAGGCAGTGCACGTAAGGCTATTTATGTCAGTGGTGAAGAGTCTCCACAGCAGATTGCCATGCGCGCCAAGCGGCTTGGTTTGGACGCTAGTCCAATATCACTGTTGGCAGAAATTAACCTAGAAAAAATTATCAGCACACTGCAAAAGTATAAGCCTGATATAGCGGTAATTGACTCCATTCAAACTGTATATTCAGAGGCATTGCAATCAGCCCCTGGCTCTGTGGCGCAGGTGCGAGAATGCTCCGCACAATTGACACGCTTAGCCAAGCAAGCTGGCATTACGGTGATTCTGGTTGGCCACGTTACCAAAGAGGGCTCGTTAGCAGGCCCACGTGTGCTGGAGCATATTGTAGACACCGTGCTGTATTTCGAAGGTGACCAAAGCTCCAGTTTCCGCCTGATTCGCGCATTTAAAAACAGGTTTGGTGCGGTGAATGAACTGGGTGTATTTGCGATGACCGAAAAAGGTTTGCGCGAAGTTACTAATCCTTCTGCCTTGTTTTTATCTCACCACAGCGAGCAGGTTGCGGGCTCTTGCATTACCGTGACCATGGAAGGTACGCGCCCATTACTAATTGAAATACAAGCACTGGTGGATGAAGCACACGCGCCTAACCCTAAACGCTTGTGTGTGGGCTTGGAGCAAAACCGTTTGGCCATGCTGTTAGCGGTATTGCACCGTCATGCCGGTGTCGCGTGTTTTGATCAAGACGTGTTTATCAATGCAGTGGGCGGCGTTAAAATCTCAGAACCAGCCGTAGATTTGGCTGTGCTACTTTCCATCACTTCTTCATTAAAAAACAAACCATTAGACAATAAACTTATAGTGTTTGGTGAGGTTGGTTTGGCGGGAGAGGTGAGGCCGGTGCAACGCGGTCAAGAGCGCCTGAAAGAAGCTGCCAAGCTTGGCTTTACTAAAGCAATCGTACCTAAAGCGAATGCACCTAAGCAACGTATCGATGGTATTGAGGTGATTGCAGTAGAGCGTTTGGAACAAGCGCTTAACTATGTTAAAAATTATTAG
- the alr gene encoding alanine racemase gives MRPILTTVSLNALRHNLSVVHKFAPHSKIMAVVKANGYGHGLINVAHGLSAADGFAVLGINEAMDLRDAGFQQTILLLEGVFCAQELNVASNLGLNVVIHSQPQLEMLESAVLNKPMHVHLKMNSGMNRLGFQPEAFNRAYERLLACENVADITLMTHFATADDETGIEQPYNLFKTTTQGLNLPVSLANSATILRHPKAHADWVRPGIMLYGASPVGDTAAATYGLMPAMQFTSEIIGVQEVKAGETVGYGNRFTATRSTRIGIVACGYADGYPRHAGLVSGQSSGAPIAVAGQLTNTLGRVSMDMLFCDLTDIPNANIGSPVELWGKQVPVDAVAAASDTVGYELLCAVAPRVPMKVVD, from the coding sequence ATGCGTCCCATCCTTACCACAGTTTCTCTTAATGCATTACGGCACAATTTGTCCGTTGTGCATAAATTTGCACCGCACTCAAAAATCATGGCAGTGGTTAAAGCCAACGGTTATGGTCACGGCTTAATCAATGTTGCGCATGGCTTGAGTGCCGCAGATGGTTTTGCCGTGCTGGGCATCAATGAAGCCATGGATTTACGCGATGCAGGCTTTCAGCAAACCATTTTATTGTTAGAAGGTGTGTTTTGCGCGCAAGAGCTCAATGTTGCCTCTAATCTAGGCCTTAATGTTGTGATTCATTCACAGCCGCAGCTAGAAATGCTGGAGTCAGCAGTATTAAACAAACCTATGCATGTTCATCTTAAAATGAACAGCGGCATGAATCGCTTAGGCTTCCAGCCAGAGGCGTTTAACCGCGCTTATGAGCGTTTGCTAGCGTGCGAGAATGTTGCCGACATTACGTTGATGACACATTTTGCGACAGCCGATGATGAAACTGGCATTGAACAGCCATATAATCTATTCAAAACTACCACTCAAGGGCTAAATTTGCCCGTATCCCTAGCTAACTCCGCCACGATCTTACGTCACCCTAAAGCGCATGCGGATTGGGTGCGCCCTGGCATTATGCTGTATGGCGCTAGTCCGGTCGGCGACACTGCCGCGGCTACTTATGGATTAATGCCAGCCATGCAGTTCACATCAGAAATTATCGGGGTGCAAGAAGTTAAGGCCGGAGAGACTGTAGGTTATGGTAATCGCTTTACCGCAACTAGGTCTACACGGATAGGTATTGTGGCTTGCGGCTATGCTGATGGTTACCCAAGACATGCAGGCTTAGTGAGTGGTCAGAGTAGCGGTGCGCCAATTGCCGTGGCTGGCCAATTAACTAACACATTAGGCCGTGTTTCTATGGATATGCTGTTTTGTGATTTAACTGATATTCCAAATGCCAATATCGGTTCCCCAGTCGAGCTTTGGGGTAAACAGGTACCGGTAGATGCGGTTGCTGCAGCTTCTGATACCGTAGGCTATGAGCTGTTATGTGCTGTTGCGCCACGCGTACCAATGAAAGTTGTTGACTAA
- the dnaB gene encoding replicative DNA helicase produces the protein MADEQLDAFKVPPHSVEAEQSVIGGLLLENEALDKVADILSAKDFYRFDHKVIFEHISRLIEHNKPADIVTVAESLENAAELSGVGGIAYLGLLAQNTPTAANIRRYAEIVHERAVMRQLVVVGSGIAESAYMPNGRDAQQLLDEAEAKIFQIAEGGKRSSEGFIDIKVLLPQVADRIDQLFSRDNQSDVTGIPTGFADLDSMTSGLQGGDLIIVAGRPSMGKTAFSLNIAENVALDTGLPVAVFSMEMGGAQLAMRMIGSVGRLDQHRMRTGKLEDEDWEKLTTALGKLNEAPIFIDEGAGLSSFDVRARARRLHRQTGKLGLIVIDYLQLMAAPAGKQGENRATEISEISRSLKALAKELDVPVIALSQLNRGLEQRPDKRPVMSDLRESGAIEQDADVILFIYRDEVYNADSADKGTAEIIIGKQRNGPIGRVRLTFLGQHTRFENFAGSAHMADEY, from the coding sequence ATGGCTGACGAACAATTAGATGCATTTAAAGTACCCCCACATTCTGTAGAAGCAGAGCAATCCGTTATTGGCGGCTTGCTGCTTGAAAATGAAGCACTCGATAAAGTTGCGGATATTCTTAGCGCTAAAGATTTTTATCGCTTTGACCACAAAGTTATTTTTGAGCACATTTCCAGACTGATCGAACACAACAAACCTGCCGACATCGTAACTGTGGCGGAATCTTTGGAAAATGCTGCAGAGCTTTCCGGTGTGGGTGGCATTGCTTACCTAGGATTGCTGGCACAAAACACGCCAACCGCAGCCAACATCCGTCGTTATGCAGAAATCGTGCATGAACGCGCCGTGATGCGCCAATTGGTAGTCGTAGGCTCTGGTATTGCAGAGAGCGCCTACATGCCCAACGGCCGTGATGCGCAGCAGTTGCTGGATGAAGCTGAAGCTAAAATTTTTCAGATTGCTGAGGGCGGCAAGCGCAGCAGTGAAGGTTTTATTGATATTAAAGTGTTACTACCGCAAGTAGCTGATCGTATTGACCAGTTATTCTCACGTGATAATCAATCGGATGTGACGGGTATTCCAACCGGTTTTGCGGATTTGGATTCTATGACTTCAGGCCTACAAGGCGGCGACCTGATTATTGTAGCCGGGCGTCCTTCTATGGGTAAAACCGCTTTCTCACTCAATATCGCTGAGAATGTAGCCTTGGATACAGGCCTGCCAGTCGCCGTGTTCTCTATGGAGATGGGCGGCGCACAGCTCGCAATGCGTATGATAGGCTCAGTAGGGCGTTTGGATCAGCACCGCATGCGTACCGGTAAGTTGGAAGATGAAGACTGGGAAAAGCTCACCACCGCATTGGGTAAACTAAACGAAGCACCTATCTTTATTGATGAGGGTGCAGGCTTAAGCAGCTTTGATGTGCGCGCAAGGGCGCGGAGGTTACACCGCCAAACCGGTAAGCTGGGCTTAATCGTAATCGACTACTTACAGTTGATGGCTGCGCCAGCCGGTAAGCAGGGTGAAAACCGTGCAACCGAAATTTCTGAAATTTCTCGCTCGTTAAAAGCTTTGGCTAAAGAGTTAGATGTGCCGGTGATTGCACTGTCACAGCTTAACCGTGGCTTAGAGCAGCGCCCAGACAAGCGTCCGGTAATGAGTGACTTGCGTGAATCTGGCGCGATTGAGCAGGATGCGGACGTAATCTTGTTTATTTATCGTGATGAAGTCTACAACGCAGATTCCGCAGATAAAGGCACGGCAGAAATTATTATTGGTAAACAGCGTAACGGTCCAATTGGCCGGGTTCGCTTGACCTTCCTTGGTCAACATACGCGCTTTGAGAACTTTGCCGGCAGCGCCCACATGGCAGACGAATACTAG
- the rplI gene encoding 50S ribosomal protein L9 translates to MQVILLEKVANLGVLGDVVKVKDGFGRNFLIPQGKAKRATEANKAEFAARRAELEKQQAAILAGAQARGEKLTGFVVSITQKAGVDGRLFGSVTNGDIAEALVAQGHEVAKSLVRLPNGPLKTIGDHAVSVALHHDVVVDITVTVVAEA, encoded by the coding sequence ATGCAAGTAATTTTATTAGAAAAAGTAGCTAACCTTGGCGTGTTAGGTGATGTTGTTAAAGTTAAAGACGGTTTCGGTCGTAACTTTTTAATCCCACAAGGTAAAGCTAAACGTGCAACAGAAGCTAACAAAGCTGAATTTGCAGCACGTCGCGCTGAATTAGAAAAACAACAAGCTGCAATTTTAGCTGGTGCGCAAGCACGTGGCGAAAAATTAACTGGTTTCGTTGTGTCAATCACACAAAAAGCTGGTGTTGATGGCCGTCTGTTTGGTTCTGTAACCAACGGTGACATCGCTGAAGCTTTAGTTGCACAAGGTCATGAAGTTGCTAAATCATTGGTACGTTTACCAAACGGCCCATTGAAAACAATCGGTGACCACGCAGTGTCAGTAGCATTGCATCATGATGTTGTTGTTGACATCACTGTGACAGTAGTTGCTGAAGCGTAA
- the rpsR gene encoding 30S ribosomal protein S18, protein MARDMYKRRRYCRFSAEGIKEVDYKDVDLLKDFISENAKIIPARMTGTKARYQRQLTSAVKRARFLALLPYTDKHPG, encoded by the coding sequence ATGGCAAGAGATATGTACAAACGCCGCCGTTACTGCCGTTTTTCAGCAGAAGGCATCAAAGAAGTAGATTACAAAGATGTTGATCTTTTAAAAGATTTCATCTCAGAAAATGCAAAAATCATCCCAGCACGTATGACGGGTACTAAAGCTCGTTATCAACGTCAATTAACATCAGCAGTTAAACGCGCTCGTTTCTTGGCATTGTTACCATACACTGACAAACACCCAGGCTAA
- the priB gene encoding primosomal replication protein N translates to MNKLVIQAEVVQIEPLRYTPAGIPLLSVVLRHVSEQVEAGMKRKVECEVNAVVLGNLALTGLKLGAQVVAQGFLAKRSLKSTQLVMHINDMKSM, encoded by the coding sequence TTGAATAAATTGGTGATCCAAGCTGAAGTGGTGCAAATTGAACCGCTTCGCTACACACCAGCAGGCATACCGTTGTTAAGTGTTGTATTGCGACATGTTTCAGAGCAAGTAGAAGCTGGCATGAAGCGCAAAGTAGAGTGTGAAGTTAATGCAGTAGTTTTAGGTAACTTAGCATTAACAGGCTTGAAGTTAGGCGCACAAGTAGTGGCGCAAGGATTTCTAGCTAAGCGCAGTCTTAAAAGCACACAGTTGGTTATGCATATTAATGACATGAAGAGTATGTAA
- the rpsF gene encoding 30S ribosomal protein S6, which yields MRHYEVVFIVHPDQSEQVPAMIERYRALITSNGGAIHRLEDWGRRQLAYPIQKIHKAHYVLMNIECNQTVLEELEHGFKFNDAVLRHLTMATKTAVTAPSPMMKEEKSKSVLSKDAAPAAPTEAAAA from the coding sequence ATGAGACATTATGAAGTAGTATTTATCGTCCATCCGGACCAAAGCGAGCAAGTGCCAGCGATGATTGAGCGTTACCGCGCACTTATCACCAGCAACGGCGGTGCAATTCACCGTTTGGAAGACTGGGGCCGTCGTCAATTGGCTTATCCAATCCAAAAAATTCACAAAGCACACTACGTGTTAATGAACATTGAATGTAACCAAACAGTGTTAGAAGAATTAGAGCATGGCTTTAAATTCAACGATGCAGTATTGCGTCATCTAACTATGGCTACAAAAACTGCTGTTACTGCACCATCACCAATGATGAAAGAAGAGAAATCTAAGTCAGTGTTGAGTAAAGATGCGGCTCCAGCTGCACCAACAGAGGCAGCTGCTGCTTAA